A single window of Tepidamorphus gemmatus DNA harbors:
- a CDS encoding universal stress protein, producing the protein MPKRRSSEPGHRRKFLVVIDDTPECDRAVYFASRRARQTGGSLVMLYVMPPGDYQHWLGVETIMRAEAQDEARRVLGEFAEKARKWAGIEPELVIREGNRAEELLAVIEEDEDIVVLVLAASAGKEGPGPLVSAIVSRSAGTYPIPITIVPGSLSDEEIEALS; encoded by the coding sequence ATGCCGAAGCGCCGCAGCAGCGAGCCGGGCCACCGGCGCAAGTTCCTCGTCGTCATCGACGACACGCCGGAATGCGACCGCGCGGTCTATTTCGCCAGCCGCCGCGCGCGCCAGACGGGCGGTTCGCTGGTGATGCTGTACGTGATGCCGCCCGGCGACTACCAGCACTGGCTGGGGGTCGAGACCATCATGCGCGCCGAGGCGCAGGACGAGGCGCGCCGGGTTCTCGGTGAATTTGCCGAGAAGGCGCGCAAATGGGCCGGGATCGAGCCCGAACTGGTGATTCGCGAGGGCAACCGGGCCGAGGAGCTGTTGGCGGTCATCGAGGAGGACGAGGACATCGTTGTCCTGGTGCTGGCCGCCAGCGCCGGCAAGGAGGGCCCCGGACCGCTCGTCTCGGCGATCGTTTCGCGCTCGGCCGGAACCTATCCGATCCCCATCACCATCGTTCCGGGATCGCTCTCCGACGAGGAGATCGAAGCGCTGAGCTGA
- a CDS encoding NifU family protein yields the protein MFIQTEATPNPATLKFIPGKVVLPGDTLDIRSREEAAVSPLAERLFEIDGVAGVFFGADFIAVTKDAGEWQHLKPAILGAIMEHYLAGAPLLRQSASDSGSEEFFDEADSQTVATIKELIETRVRPAVASDGGDIIFQGYRDGVVYLHMRGACSGCPSSTATLKHGIENLLRHFVPDVQEVRPI from the coding sequence ATGTTCATCCAGACCGAGGCCACACCGAACCCGGCCACCCTGAAGTTCATTCCCGGCAAGGTGGTCCTGCCCGGCGACACGCTCGACATCCGCTCGCGCGAGGAGGCAGCCGTTTCGCCGCTGGCCGAGCGGCTGTTCGAGATCGACGGCGTTGCCGGGGTGTTCTTCGGCGCCGATTTCATTGCGGTGACCAAGGATGCAGGCGAATGGCAGCATCTCAAGCCGGCCATTCTCGGCGCCATCATGGAGCACTATCTGGCCGGGGCGCCGCTGCTGCGTCAGTCGGCTTCGGACTCCGGCAGCGAGGAATTCTTCGACGAGGCCGATTCGCAGACCGTTGCCACCATCAAGGAGCTGATCGAGACGCGGGTGCGTCCGGCGGTCGCCTCCGACGGCGGCGACATCATCTTCCAGGGCTACCGCGACGGTGTCGTCTATCTGCACATGCGCGGCGCCTGCTCCGGCTGCCCGAGCTCGACGGCGACCCTGAAGCACGGCATCGAGAACCTGCTGCGGCATTTCGTGCCCGACGTACAGGAAGTTCGCCCGATCTGA
- the tsaB gene encoding tRNA (adenosine(37)-N6)-threonylcarbamoyltransferase complex dimerization subunit type 1 TsaB has protein sequence MDRRIGAHPFVVAFRHAVTPQMTILAIDTALAACSVAIADGERTVSRIVPMARGHAEVLMPLVAEVLADAGIGYDAIDRFAVTIGPGTFTGVRVGVAAVRGMALATGRPAIGVSTLEAIAATHVAAGRPAAPFAVAMDARREEVYAQVFSADGAPLDDARAVAVDMLAAGLAADVGAVVGTAGGLLAEAALRLGRSVVPTAAIGWPDPVALARLAAVRQPARAPAPLYLRAPDARPQTAARLARA, from the coding sequence GTGGATCGCCGGATCGGCGCGCACCCCTTCGTCGTTGCCTTTCGCCACGCTGTCACGCCGCAGATGACCATCCTCGCCATCGACACGGCGCTCGCCGCCTGCTCCGTCGCCATCGCAGACGGCGAGCGGACGGTGTCGCGCATCGTGCCGATGGCGCGTGGCCACGCCGAGGTGCTGATGCCGCTGGTGGCCGAGGTCCTGGCGGACGCCGGGATCGGCTACGACGCGATTGACCGGTTCGCCGTCACCATCGGGCCGGGCACCTTCACCGGCGTGCGCGTCGGCGTCGCGGCGGTGCGCGGCATGGCGCTTGCCACCGGGCGTCCTGCGATCGGCGTCTCGACTCTGGAGGCGATCGCCGCCACCCATGTTGCCGCAGGCCGGCCAGCGGCGCCGTTCGCCGTGGCGATGGATGCGCGCCGCGAGGAGGTCTATGCGCAGGTCTTCTCGGCCGATGGCGCGCCGCTGGACGACGCCCGGGCGGTGGCGGTGGATATGCTCGCGGCCGGTCTTGCCGCCGACGTGGGTGCCGTCGTCGGCACGGCGGGCGGCCTTCTTGCGGAAGCGGCGCTGCGGCTCGGACGGTCGGTTGTCCCGACGGCTGCCATCGGCTGGCCCGATCCCGTCGCGCTGGCGCGGCTGGCGGCGGTGCGGCAGCCGGCCCGTGCCCCCGCGCCGCTCTATCTGCGCGCGCCGGATGCCAGACCGCAGACCGCCGCCCGGCTCGCCCGCGCATGA
- a CDS encoding GNAT family N-acetyltransferase translates to MSTIGLPRRLAPGDAAEAARLHAAAMTEPWGADAWQSLLADPAVTGFGVGESWRLAGALLLRSVLDEAEILMLCVAPEARRRGLGRALVAAALETAARNGARRVYLEVAVDNAAALSLYGSIGFREAGRRKGYYRRPAGRVDALLLARPGDLEQARRGG, encoded by the coding sequence ATGAGCACCATCGGATTGCCGCGGCGGCTCGCCCCCGGCGATGCGGCGGAGGCCGCCCGGCTGCATGCCGCGGCCATGACCGAACCCTGGGGCGCCGACGCCTGGCAAAGCCTCCTCGCCGATCCGGCCGTGACAGGGTTCGGTGTCGGCGAATCATGGCGGCTCGCCGGGGCGCTGCTGCTGCGCTCGGTCCTCGACGAGGCCGAGATCCTGATGCTCTGCGTTGCGCCGGAGGCCCGGCGTCGTGGTCTCGGTCGCGCCCTTGTCGCGGCCGCCCTCGAGACGGCCGCGCGCAACGGCGCCCGCCGCGTCTACCTGGAAGTTGCGGTTGACAATGCGGCCGCGCTGTCGCTCTACGGGTCGATCGGCTTCCGCGAGGCGGGCCGGCGGAAAGGCTATTACCGGCGCCCGGCCGGACGCGTCGACGCGCTTCTCCTCGCCCGTCCGGGCGATCTGGAGCAGGCGCGGCGTGGCGGCTAG
- a CDS encoding Fur family transcriptional regulator: MADETNLIEEQCLSRGMRMTDQRRIIARVLAASADHPDVEELYRRAAAVDPKISISTVYRTVKLFEDAGIIERHDFRDGRSRYEQVPDEHHDHLIDLKSGQVIEFRDEEIERLQELIARKLGYRLVDHRLELYGLPLRDEER, from the coding sequence ATGGCGGACGAGACCAACCTGATCGAGGAGCAGTGCCTGTCGCGCGGCATGCGCATGACCGACCAGCGCCGCATCATCGCCCGCGTGCTGGCGGCCTCTGCCGACCATCCCGACGTCGAGGAGCTCTACCGGCGTGCCGCCGCCGTCGATCCGAAGATCTCGATCTCCACCGTCTACCGCACCGTCAAGCTGTTCGAGGATGCCGGCATCATCGAGCGGCACGATTTCCGGGACGGGCGCTCCCGCTACGAGCAAGTGCCCGACGAACATCACGACCATCTTATCGACCTGAAGTCCGGTCAGGTGATCGAGTTCCGCGACGAGGAGATCGAGCGCCTGCAGGAGCTGATCGCCCGCAAGCTTGGCTACCGGCTGGTCGACCACCGGCTCGAGCTCTACGGCCTGCCGCTGCGCGACGAGGAGCGCTGA
- a CDS encoding lysophospholipid acyltransferase family protein yields the protein MGTLRALFILAVLALVTPPLMLVQLALLAVRAPLAARLPVAYHRMVCALLGVRVTLHGALSERRPLLLAVNHVSWLDISVLGSIAPLSFIAKREVAGWPVFGWLARLQRSLFVDRNRRAHTGRVNREIAARLAAGDVLVLFAEGTSSDGNRVLPFRSALLGAVHELAGDGAGPAINVQPVALVYTRLCGLPMGFQHRPVVAWHGDVDLLPHLWRLLKSGTIDVTLAFAEPIPLATAAERKKVAGAAEHAVRQRATLLIAGRSLSEILPAPAETG from the coding sequence ATGGGTACGCTGCGGGCGCTGTTCATCCTCGCCGTGCTGGCACTGGTCACGCCGCCGCTGATGCTGGTCCAGCTCGCGCTCCTCGCCGTGCGCGCGCCGCTGGCCGCCCGGCTGCCGGTCGCCTATCACCGGATGGTCTGCGCGCTGCTCGGCGTGCGCGTCACGCTGCATGGCGCGCTCAGCGAGCGCCGGCCGCTGCTGCTTGCCGTCAACCACGTTTCCTGGCTCGACATTTCGGTACTCGGCTCGATCGCGCCGCTGTCCTTCATCGCCAAGCGCGAGGTCGCCGGCTGGCCGGTGTTCGGCTGGCTCGCCCGGCTGCAGCGCTCGCTGTTCGTCGACCGCAACCGCCGCGCCCACACCGGCCGCGTCAATCGCGAGATCGCCGCCCGACTCGCCGCCGGCGATGTCCTGGTGCTGTTCGCCGAGGGCACGTCCAGCGACGGCAACCGGGTGCTGCCGTTCCGCAGCGCGCTGCTCGGCGCAGTGCATGAACTTGCCGGAGACGGCGCCGGTCCGGCTATCAACGTCCAGCCGGTGGCCCTCGTCTACACCCGCCTGTGCGGCCTGCCGATGGGTTTCCAGCACCGTCCGGTGGTCGCCTGGCACGGCGACGTCGATCTCCTCCCGCATCTGTGGCGGCTGCTCAAGTCCGGCACGATCGACGTGACGCTCGCCTTCGCCGAACCGATCCCGCTCGCCACTGCCGCAGAGCGCAAGAAGGTCGCCGGCGCCGCCGAGCATGCGGTACGCCAGCGCGCCACGCTGCTGATCGCCGGCCGTTCGCTCTCCGAGATACTTCCCGCGCCGGCCGAAACAGGCTAA
- the miaB gene encoding tRNA (N6-isopentenyl adenosine(37)-C2)-methylthiotransferase MiaB — protein MAARLVWTGQPPGMTASRRKHFIKTFGCQMNVYDSGRMADALAAEGYEPAERPEEADLVILNTCHIREKAAEKVYSEVGRLRALKEARRRAGGEMLIGVVGCVAQAEGEEIVRRAPAVDLVIGPQSYHRLPELLRASRAGAVVETEFPVEDKFDHLPAAAPARLRSAGPTAFLTVQEGCDKFCTFCVVPYTRGAEVSRPVAAILEEARRLVAAGVREITLLGQNVNAYRGQAADGAEWGLARLIEALAGLSGLERIRYTTSHPRDMDAALIAAHRDIPALMPYLHLPVQSGSDRILALMNRKHRRDDYFAIVERLRAARPDIALSGDFIVGFPGESDRDFEDTMDLVRRIGYAQAYSFKYSPRPGTPAAGLEDQVPEAVKVERLAALQAELDRGQARFNAATVGRRLAVLIEKPGRKPGQMIGRSPYLQSVFVEADPGRRGEIVETLIRSAGPNSLIGDIIAGGEGKEHRAMEAIS, from the coding sequence ATGGCCGCCCGCCTGGTTTGGACAGGCCAGCCCCCTGGAATGACGGCTTCACGCAGGAAGCACTTCATCAAGACGTTCGGTTGCCAGATGAACGTCTATGATTCAGGCCGCATGGCCGACGCGCTGGCGGCCGAGGGATACGAGCCGGCCGAGCGGCCGGAGGAGGCGGATCTCGTCATCCTGAACACCTGTCATATCCGCGAGAAGGCCGCCGAGAAGGTCTACTCCGAGGTCGGCCGCCTGCGCGCCCTGAAGGAGGCGCGCCGCCGCGCCGGCGGCGAGATGCTGATCGGCGTTGTGGGCTGCGTCGCCCAGGCCGAGGGCGAGGAGATCGTGCGGCGGGCGCCCGCCGTCGATCTGGTCATCGGGCCGCAGAGCTACCACCGCCTGCCGGAGCTGCTGCGCGCCAGCCGTGCGGGCGCGGTTGTGGAGACCGAGTTCCCGGTCGAGGACAAGTTCGACCATCTGCCCGCTGCCGCCCCCGCACGCCTGCGCAGCGCGGGCCCGACCGCTTTCCTCACCGTTCAGGAGGGCTGCGACAAGTTCTGCACCTTCTGCGTCGTGCCCTACACGCGTGGCGCCGAGGTCTCGCGACCGGTTGCCGCGATCCTCGAGGAGGCGCGCCGGCTGGTCGCTGCGGGCGTGCGCGAGATCACCCTTTTGGGACAGAACGTCAATGCCTATCGTGGACAGGCCGCGGACGGCGCCGAATGGGGGCTCGCCCGCCTGATCGAGGCGCTCGCCGGCCTCTCAGGGCTTGAACGCATCCGCTACACCACCAGCCATCCGCGCGACATGGATGCGGCGCTTATCGCCGCCCATCGCGACATCCCGGCGCTGATGCCCTACCTGCACCTGCCGGTGCAGTCGGGCTCCGACCGCATCCTTGCGCTGATGAACCGCAAGCATCGCCGCGATGACTATTTCGCCATCGTCGAGCGGCTGCGCGCGGCGCGCCCCGACATTGCCCTGTCCGGCGACTTCATCGTCGGCTTCCCCGGCGAGAGCGACCGCGACTTCGAGGACACCATGGATCTGGTCCGCCGGATCGGCTACGCGCAGGCCTACTCGTTCAAGTACAGCCCGCGCCCCGGAACGCCGGCGGCCGGCCTGGAGGACCAGGTCCCGGAGGCCGTCAAGGTCGAACGTCTGGCCGCCCTGCAGGCCGAGCTCGACCGCGGCCAGGCGCGCTTCAACGCGGCGACGGTCGGACGTCGGCTCGCCGTGCTGATCGAGAAGCCGGGCCGCAAGCCGGGACAGATGATCGGCCGGTCGCCCTATCTGCAGTCGGTCTTCGTCGAGGCCGATCCTGGCCGCCGCGGCGAGATCGTCGAGACGTTGATCCGGTCGGCGGGACCCAACAGCCTGATCGGCGACATCATCGCGGGTGGGGAGGGAAAGGAGCATCGCGCCATGGAGGCCATCTCTTGA
- a CDS encoding PhoH family protein produces MRAGPAERILTFEDNRLASDLYGQYDQNLALIEQRLGVEASARGNHVTLRGSEEACASAAEVLESLYHRLVRGQQVSLGDVDGAIRVATAVPDHQDNLPGLSALAQVSTRKRTVTARTPRQDLYLRKLAENDLTFAVGPAGTGKTYLAVAFAASLLERGQIDRLILSRPAVEAGERLGFLPGDMREKVDPYLRPLYDALYDMMPAERVERGLQSGTIEIAPLAFMRGRTLTHAVVILDEAQNCTPMQMKMFLTRLGEGSKMIVTGDPSQVDLPPGQRSGLSEAVRLLSGVEGIGQTFFGEADVVRHPLVQRIVRAYEAAEDAERQRNG; encoded by the coding sequence ATGCGTGCCGGTCCGGCCGAACGCATCCTCACCTTCGAGGACAACCGCCTCGCGAGCGACCTGTACGGCCAGTACGACCAGAATCTGGCGCTGATCGAGCAGCGCCTCGGCGTCGAAGCGAGCGCGCGCGGCAATCATGTGACGCTGCGTGGCAGCGAGGAGGCCTGCGCCAGCGCCGCGGAGGTGCTGGAAAGCCTCTATCACCGCCTGGTGCGCGGCCAGCAGGTCAGTCTGGGTGACGTCGACGGCGCGATCCGGGTGGCGACGGCGGTGCCCGACCACCAGGACAACCTGCCCGGCCTGAGCGCGCTTGCCCAGGTCTCGACCCGCAAGCGCACCGTCACCGCGCGCACGCCGCGTCAGGATCTCTATCTGAGGAAGCTTGCCGAGAACGACCTGACCTTCGCGGTCGGTCCGGCCGGCACCGGCAAGACCTATCTGGCCGTCGCCTTCGCCGCCTCGCTGCTCGAACGCGGCCAGATCGACCGGCTGATCCTGTCGCGGCCGGCGGTGGAGGCGGGCGAGCGGCTCGGCTTCCTGCCCGGCGACATGCGCGAGAAGGTCGACCCGTATCTGCGTCCGCTCTACGACGCGCTTTATGACATGATGCCGGCCGAACGCGTCGAGCGCGGCCTGCAGTCCGGCACCATCGAGATCGCGCCGCTCGCCTTCATGCGCGGTCGTACCCTGACGCATGCCGTCGTCATCCTCGACGAGGCGCAGAACTGCACGCCGATGCAGATGAAGATGTTCCTCACCCGCCTCGGCGAGGGATCGAAGATGATCGTCACCGGCGATCCGAGCCAGGTCGATCTGCCGCCTGGCCAGCGCTCCGGTCTCAGCGAGGCCGTGCGGCTGCTCAGCGGCGTCGAGGGGATCGGCCAGACATTCTTCGGCGAGGCCGACGTGGTGCGCCATCCGCTGGTCCAGCGCATCGTCCGCGCCTACGAGGCGGCGGAGGATGCCGAGCGGCAGCGGAATGGCTGA
- the ybeY gene encoding rRNA maturation RNase YbeY, with amino-acid sequence MVEAGLTIEVVDEAGDWDFGAVETILARILPVLDRHLAGVAGTATLALADDALVRDLNRRFRGKDRPTNVLSFPSGEVPAPGAPLGDIVVARETVEREAALDGKPFDHHLIHLVIHGLLHLLGYDHESDDEAEAMERLETAVLADLGIPDPYAEPVTSAGN; translated from the coding sequence ATGGTTGAGGCCGGTCTGACCATCGAGGTCGTCGACGAGGCAGGCGACTGGGACTTCGGGGCCGTGGAGACGATTCTCGCCCGCATCCTCCCGGTTCTCGACCGGCACCTTGCCGGGGTGGCCGGCACGGCGACGCTGGCGCTCGCCGACGACGCCCTGGTGCGCGATCTCAACCGGCGGTTCCGCGGCAAGGACCGCCCGACCAACGTTCTGTCGTTCCCGTCCGGCGAGGTCCCCGCGCCGGGTGCTCCGCTCGGCGACATCGTGGTGGCGCGCGAGACCGTTGAGCGGGAGGCGGCCCTCGACGGCAAGCCGTTCGATCACCACCTCATCCATCTCGTCATTCACGGATTGCTCCATCTTCTGGGGTATGATCACGAATCGGACGACGAGGCCGAGGCGATGGAGCGGCTGGAGACGGCCGTTCTCGCCGACCTCGGCATTCCCGATCCCTATGCCGAGCCCGTCACATCTGCCGGGAACTGA